In Debaryomyces hansenii CBS767 chromosome B complete sequence, one genomic interval encodes:
- a CDS encoding DEHA2B12474p (similar to CA0596|IPF9706 Candida albicans IPF9706) has translation MIKTESIDFHSYLPPYRSLLTPNARYDYKTHTLVPIKEHDLRALTSMNLGGKHTTTSKIKMKYKSLLSDVSKRTSILSLRIGSTANAKQTPIGVKSLPSEVLEYIFELVDSEEAYINCMLVCKQFYQVSKPFLYEDLSFTSTYRFAQFITYLRVNPEVGQYIKSVDLSQIKHGEPDDYEDENRELEQTHTSTSHGDSDTLNSVSRILAGWRDWKYKNNPLYSIQPYLNLTKVNSNSQTSSKSSKTTNSMKMLRLSKTLSYFKPKKRQKLNSSRNKNRAHPPLQTLNLGNRRNNSHPQINKFLMNYSASKDLPIGYILHLISLCPNIISLNLGNLSLSTDYEISRSMMYKFRTFDLMDNYPKETAATINGIMNHNNKSNEESLFGFNQEKNSFTSLSILNINDAKSQQLQQSRQNPTSSASSVYSVAFSKPIVKYNSLLPPLPPAIHDLSYMNKGDGKVYLSDLNLKSMNNNYLTKLSENEILHAIAKAHSSSDGPYGNRLKYINLSSMIWLTKTSAQRFLDQIVNKCLWEESYFSDAETVNSDSDSEIIGQDLVIDLRDSGMYKNLEWAKLIDLNQSEGRRLIKRIINDDVLNTFDEFMRRERLRRGRIGENYLN, from the coding sequence atgatTAAGACTGAATCGATTGATTTTCATTCGTATTTACCACCCTACAGATCGTTACTAACTCCCAATGCCAGGTATGACTATAAAACGCATACATTGGTCCCCATTAAGGAACATGATCTTCGGGCACTTACATCGATGAATTTGGGAGGCAAACACACTACCACATCAAAGATCAAgatgaaatataaatctttGCTAAGTGATGTGAGCAAAAGGACTTCGATCTTGTCGTTACGTATAGGATCCACTGCCAATGCAAAACAGACCCCTATCGGTGTGAAAAGTTTGCCAAGCGAAGTATTGGagtatatttttgaattagTTGATTCAGAAGAGGCTTACATAAATTGTATGTTGGTTTGTAAACAGTTCTACCAGGTTTCAAAGCCTTTTCTATATGAGGACTTATCTTTTACCTCGACATACCGTTTTGCACAGTTCATTACTTATCTAAGAGTGAATCCCGAAGTGGGGCAATACATCAAATCGGTTGATTTGTCGCAAATCAAGCACGGAGAGCCCGATGACTATGAAGATGAGAACAGGGAGTTGGAACAAACCCACACCAGTACATCACATGGTGATAGTGATACCTTAAATTCAGTTTCCAGGATTCTAGCTGGCTGGAGAGACTGGAAGTATAAAAATAACCCATTATATTCGATCCAGCCGTATTTGAACTTGACAAAGGTTAACTCTAATTCTCAGACGCTGTCAAAATCGTCCAaaacaacaaattcaatgaagatGTTGCGACTCTCCAAGACACTTAGCTATTTCAAGCCCAAAAAGCGCCAAAAGCTCAATAGTTCTCGAAATAAGAATAGAGCACACCCCCCCTTACAAACCTTGAATCTAGGAAATCGAAGGAATAATTCACATCCTCAAATCAATAAGTTTTTAATGAACTATTCCGCCTCAAAAGACCTACCAATTGGctatattcttcatttaatCTCGTTATGCCCTAACATTATATCCTTAAACCTTGGAAATTTATCCCTTTCTACTGATTATGAAATTAGTAGATCAATGATGTATAAGTTCAGAACCTTCGATCTTATGGACAATTATCCAAAGGAAACAGCGGCTACTATTAATGGAATTATGaatcataataataaatcaaatgaagagTCTTTATTCGGCTTCAATCAAGAGAAAAACTCCTTCACGTCGTTATCtatcttgaatattaatgaCGCCAAATCTCAACAATTGCAGCAATCAAGGCAAAATCCTACTTCTTCGGCTTCATCTGTATATTCAGTTGCATTTTCTAAACCGATtgtcaaatataatagttTATTACCTCCATTGCCGCCAGCAATCCATGACCTTTCATATATGAATAAAGGCGATGGAAAAGTGTACTTGAgtgatttgaatttgaagtccatgaataataattactTGACAAAATTAAGTGAAAATGAGATTCTTCACGCAATAGCTAAAGCACATAGCAGTTCGGATGGCCCATATGGAAATAGATTAAAGTACATTAACCTATCATCAATGATTTGGCTTACCAAAACTTCAGCCCAGCGATTTTTAGACCAAATTGTGAATAAATGTCTATGGGAGGAATCGTACTTCTCGGATGCTGAGACTGTTAATTCAGACTCAGATTCAGAGATAATTGGACAAGACCTAGTCATTGACTTGCGTGATTCTGGTATGTATAAGAATCTTGAATGGGCCAAATTAATCGATTTAAATCAAAGTGAAGGTCGCAGATTAATCAAGAGGATTATAAACGATGATGTGCTCAATacttttgatgaatttatgAGGAGAGAAAGACTAAGAAGAGGTAGGATTGGTGAGAATTACcttaattga
- a CDS encoding DEHA2B12496p (similar to uniprot|P36145 Saccharomyces cerevisiae YKR062W TFA2 TFIIE small subunit involved in RNA polymerase II transcription initiation): protein MSDLSAQLSAFKNKIRSGPSVTVARRAVTPAKSNDSSNANPSNAYNNRNGVSNGTPNKRPGSDTITEAIKRQKASTGGMSGSHLSTQLHLAVEYIKQHDFPITVSKLQNYLSFDISATLLPLLKEIDRIKFNPEDNTLEYVSLHNIRSSDDLLNFLRSQPTFRGISVKELKDGWAGCSQAINELEEQSKVLVLRNKKENTPRLVWANLGGEMGLIDDEFCDMWSNVKLPEPDSLYQALIDQGLKPTGADPQTIKKKPQQQEKKQKKARRGKVTNTHMKGILKDYSELV, encoded by the coding sequence ATGTCAGATCTTTCGGCTCAACTATCTgctttcaaaaataaaatcagaAGCGGGCCTTCTGTCACTGTTGCCAGAAGGGCAGTTACACCTGCCAAGTCAAATGATTCCAGCAATGCTAATCCCAGTAATGCctataataatagaaaCGGTGTTTCTAACGGAACCCCTAATAAAAGACCAGGAAGTGATACAATTACTGAAGCTATCAAGAGGCAAAAAGCGTCTACAGGAGGCATGTCGGGATCACATTTATCAACTCAATTACATTTAGCGgttgaatatattaaacAGCACGATTTTCCTATTACAGTATCGAAGTTACAGAACTATCTTTCGTTTGACATAAGTGCCACGTTGCTTCCGTTATTGAAGGAGATTGATCGTATAAAATTCAATCCCGAAGATAATACATTGGAATATGTCTCGTTGCACAATATTAGGTCTTCGGATGACTTGTTGAATTTCTTAAGATCGCAGCCGACTTTCAGAGGTATATCCGTTAAGGAGTTAAAGGATGGATGGGCCGGATGTCTGCAGGCCATCAATGAGTTGGAAGAACAGAGTAAAGTTTTGGTtttaagaaataaaaaGGAAAATACCCCCAGACTTGTATGGGCAAACCTTGGAGGAGAAATGGGTTTAATTGACGATGAGTTTTGTGACATGTGGTCTAATGTCAAATTGCCTGAACCGGATAGCTTGTATCAAGCATTAATAGATCAAGGTTTAAAGCCTACCGGAGCCGATCCTCAGACAATTAAAAAGAAACCGcaacaacaagaaaagaaacaaaagaaaGCAAGAAGAGGTAAGGTTACCAACACTCATATGAAAGGCATATTGAAGGACTACTCGGAATTAGTATAA
- a CDS encoding DEHA2B12518p (highly similar to uniprot|P33331 Saccharomyces cerevisiae YER009W NTF2 Nuclear envelope protein), whose translation MSVDFNTVASEFCNFYYQQFDSDRTQLGNLYREQSMLTFETSQLQGAKDIVEKLVSLPFQKVAHRISTLDAQPGSPNGDILVMVTGELIIDDEQNAQRYSQVFHLIPDGNSYYVFNDIFRLNYS comes from the exons atgtCTG TTGATTTTAACACTGTTGCTTCCGAGTTCTGTAACTTTTACTACCAACAATTCGATTCGGATAGAACCCAATTGGGTAACTTATACAGAGAGCAATCCATGTTAACATTTGAAACTTCCCAATTACAAGGTGCTAAAGACATTGTTGAAAAGTTAGTTTCTTTACCTTTCCAAAAAGTTGCACACAGAATTTCTACATTAGATGCTCAACCAGGTTCACCAAATGGTGACATTTTAGTTATGGTTACTGGagaattaataattgaCGATGAACAAAACGCTCAACGTTATTCTCAGGTTTTCCACCTCATCCCTGATGGCAACTCGTATTATGTCTTTAATGATATCTTCAGATTAAACTACTCTTAA